In Phalacrocorax carbo chromosome 1, bPhaCar2.1, whole genome shotgun sequence, the genomic stretch TTTTCTCACAAGGAATTTCCTGGGCTTCGCCGTGTGATTATTTACTCTTTCTCAGTGATGCTCATCACTGAATCATGTTTTCAGTAAGTTGAGGAAGTCCTCTGCTGTGTATCTTTGCTGCAAAAGGATGCATTCCTTGGTTGGGGCCATTTGGTTGGCGTACTACAATATGCTAGAGAGAAAGTGTTGAACTATGAGGTAACCAGATGAGATCTTTCCTGTCATTTTGCAATCCTGTTGGATCTTATGCAGCAGCTTTTGCGATAAAGCTGTAGTGCTTTCCCTCGATTAGGATTTTATAGTAGTATAATCCATCACCTCGTGGTAGAAAGCACACTTGAACCTTTGGCACCAGAGCTTTTGCTCTTGTCTTTGCCCAGGCTCACTAACTGGTCCTAACAGGACAGGAGACTGCTTGCTTTGTCTGCCTCCTCTGTGCAGAAGGGGTGGATGTTTATAGGCTCCTTGCTTGGAGAAAGGACAATATTTACAACTGGCAGGTTTGGATTGCTTTCAGTAGTATAATTCTTAACccaataatttaaattaaactggATTTGAGTGGATTTAGGATCCAACAACATTGTTTTACAAAACTTGAGGCCACTGTTACGTTTGAAGATGTGCTGTCTTCACTGGACTTCTTTATATTGGTCTGAGGTACTGTAACAAGAAAAATAGGCATGAGAAGTTTTAATACTGAACCTGACCAAGATTCAGTCAGTGAAGGAACAGTCTTGACTGTGTTCCTGAATGAAATAAGGCAAAAAGTACATCTGCTAAAGCCATCGTTCTCCCGTTTTAGGaataggaaaaaattactttatgcTTCATCTGAAGCAGTTCTTAAGTTAGTAACCACAGTGCCTCTTCTCATTCGGGAGCAGCATTCTTGATTACATGTGACATTTCTCTGTCTAGGCTGTCGGCGTTTTGCAACTTTTAATAGTAGCATTAATAAGAAACTACAGTGTGATACAGATCTGGCACTTTCTTGCAGAAGAGTGCTTTCCATATAGCTATGAGTCATTTGAAAAGagttttttaaacagtgtaaTGTCCTGATTTGaagaatgaaatattaatatgttGATAGTTTTATGTAAGCATAACTCACTATTATAAATAATGcagggtaatttttttttttaacagtgaaagCACGAACTGCCCAATTAGCCAAAATAAAGTGGGTTATAAATATCGTGTTCTACATCTTACAAGTAAGTACATACTTTATTATGAATACAAACTACTAAACCAAATCCTCAGCAGCTTTATGATTCTCTCCTGCGTTTATTGGCTGATGGTCAGTCACACAGGTGTTGGATGTTCCAGTGACACAGTGCCTGCCAAAATGAAACGGTTTATTGAAACGGAAGGGAGAGATGTTGCTGATAAGGTCTGTTAGTTGCGGATGGAAGGAGTTCTGAGTTTCATTTCAAGCTCTGTGTTTCTGGGTTTGAGATGACAGGAGAGTAATTTGTCTTAGCTCTTTCAtcactgtttgggtttttttgggttttttttttttttttttttagttttcatttatatatGGCACTGGACCCACGAAAGTTCTGATAcctgtaaatatattttgcttatgtttttgaaaacaaaatgcccTTTTGATGAGGATGCAAATCTCTACTTAGAGCTGCTGCACATTTTACCACAGTGCCTCATCAGATTGTCTCTGTAGTTCAGACTTGATGCCAAAGATTGCCTGCTCATAAGGATAACAGTGGTCAACCTGAAGATATCTTTAGGGTAATGTTAAAGCTAGTTGGATTCTTACCCAGCAAGGATTATGGCTAAAAACAGTCATCAGAATTTAACAGTTACTATGTTTGTCTATGCTAGGCTTGAACCAGTGTCTCAAAAGAAAGCGGTATCTTCCAACATCTCACTGCTTGCTCTTAATATTGTGTATATGTTTAAGTCATactaagtttaaaaatattttcaacttgCTTAAGAACAAtgtaaaataacaaagaaaccATTCCCTATAATTAGAATTTGTGATTTACGGCTTCAAAATAGCAGTTGAAATGTACTGTGATGTGTATTATTATCCAAGCTAATAAAAATTTCAATTCTAGGCCACCTTGATGATCTCTCTCATTTGGAGGTACTATTCCGAGCCAGTTACAGTGCTTCCAAGCAAATGGCTTGCTCCGCTGGAGCGCTTGGTGGCCTTTCCTACGGGGGTGGCAGGTAAGGACTGTACAGCAGAAAAAGTACATTTCCCAAGCCCACGCGGATGCTAACAGTGTAGTGACAAAGAGCGTACCAAGATTAAAAGCACTGCTTCTGTATGTTTCTTCTAACTCTCTTAACACAGGGAGGTGTTTCAAACGTTTGATTAGCTGTTTCCTGTATATTCAATTCGTGTTTATTTAACTGGCCATGAAACGGGctatttgtcatttttattccttctcagagcagctttatttttatctgtatgGAATAGACCCTGGAGATGATTTCAAAtcagaaatacttttatatTAAGGAGTCCACTGAAATAGCAGAATTAGGTTTAAAAATGGGCAAATACTTTATAGGTCTGTATCGCTTACATGTGTTTCTTATAAATTGCTGTGGTTTCACAGCAGCATAACTCCAGAACGATTTAGGTATGCTCTCTCTTGGCATTTTGTCTTGTCGGTTCCCACGCTTTTTGCCCTCATCcttctgttgcatttttgcCTACTTAAATCCTTTCCTTTTGGGTGGTTTAATGAATTAATGATCAGAATGATAACACAGGTTGTAAATACTAGTTGCTGAGTGAAAAGCAGGCTGGCTCTATGCTAATGGGATAAGCAGACGGGCAGAATGACAGGACAATGTAGTGTGGAAATTTACCGTCAAgctaaaatgctgctgctgagccttcATGTTAGGCTTCTAAGTCCCAACTGCCTTAGAAGGAATTCCAGAATACATTGTTGGAATTGTACATAGTTGTATCTTTAATAGCTGTCTAGAGAATGATTTGTATCCAGCCAGCTTACTGCACAAAAGAAGTCTGCTTCTGTGCTGGGTGGGGGAATAGTCCATGGAAGACTGGAAACactatttatttaaatagtgTTTGAAGGGATTCTAAAAGTTTCACATCCATGTCTGCCTTCAAATCTCCTGTTTTGTGTTGGCTGATAATCACAGTAAATAGATCACTTCTGAATTCCAGGTGATAAACACAAAAATGTCTAAAAATCACCAGAAAGGTAGTTTTTTCATGTGTGTGCTGTGAATAGCTATGTATTTCGTGACGCTTTGTAGAATGATTCTGTGTCGTCTGCAACATGGATGTGCAGTGTATTACAGTCAGGGCACACCCTCCAGTCCGTCATACCAATGCAGGTTTCTCTGCTGCTAGTTTGTATGACAGGACCCTTTAAAACAGCAACACAAGGCACCTGGGTCAGTAGCGAAGGTCTCAGTAGTGTTTTCCTATCTAGCTGTATGAGGAGCAAGGGGAAGGACGTAAGTATGGatttaatacttttaaaatgacTGATGtaaatttcagaggaaatttaCTTTTTATCTATCTCAGATCTTGAATTTAGGTTCTGGCAAAGCATTCTGTTACTTGCCATGCCTTAGGCATTTTCTATTAGGTATATAGCAAATGTTTTTAGAAGCTGTGTGTTGTATATACCGCACTTTGACTCATCATATTCGCGTTATTTGGTACCCTTTTCCCCAGACAATCTTCAGGTTTTCTCAGGACCAGCATGGAGTTAGCTGCCATCCCTTGCAGAGAGACATTtgtatataaaaagaaagacttTATGTTCCTGTTCACCTCATAATTcttaagttttgggtttttacaCTTCCAAAGTTGTTTTCAGAAGCTTGTGTCTTCTGGGGTTATTGATGCAATGACTTAAATCATGTTTTATATCTCTTTCAGGTGGTGTTGGAATTACATGTTGGCTCGTGGTTTGTAATAAAGTTGTAGCTATCATGCTACACCCTTTCAGCTGAAGGAATCCCAGTAATCCATGGAGTCCTCAACGACATTTTCATTATCACTGttttaaatgaataataaaaaaaaagaaaggaacagtTGTCTTTCATGAGACTAGGCCTAAGATAATCTTTGGTACTTCATTTGGATATCAGCCAGTATTTGTTTCGATGTATTGTATCTTTCcttagtttgtttttcagtttagtAGTCAGTTTTCAAAGAATAGCGTTGCTCTTTATAGAACCTCATTTTGTGTATATTTTGACGCTGATTCATGGCAGAACCATAAGACTTTGTCATGGCCTGTGTTCAGCAAAATCTGAAAGTGTGggatttgtatttttaagttgGAAATGCATTGGCATTAGGAATTAATTTGGGagctttgctgtttctttgctgAATAATATGGCAGTTTCAACCAAAGGTGGAATTATATGTGGTGACAAGTGGTACTAGAGGATAGAGGATAGAGGTAGGTGGTTTGGTTGGCTAAAGATAAAACAGAAGTAGTTCCctccttgttattttttatactAGAATTGCTGTGTTCTTGGGCTGTCTTGAAAACGTGTTTTGATGTATACACAGAATCAACCCTTAAGAGACTCACTCAGTTGCCAAATACAGGATGGCTGgctcctttttcctccctgacTTTTAAAAGTCATTGAACACTTGAATTTTTTCGCACTTTTATTGATAGCtgacctttccttcctttccattaTTTCTGCTTCCCAAACTGAGAGAGGATCACTGAAACGTATTTCCTTCCATGTTTTAGGAGGAAAGGTTTGCCAAACTTCTTGACCTCCATGTTAAGCAGGAGAAAGTAGAAGACAGTGCGGCTCCTTCAGAGGACTACATTTCAAAGGGCTGTAGCATATATTAATGACAGTCCAGGATAGCCCAAAACAGCTAAGTAAATGTAAAACGGCAAACTAGTGATTTAAATGTCTAAAGTAGTAACAGAATGGTagcaagcaggaggaggagggaagaggattTTCTATTGGGAGTAAATCCTTCTTACTGTATTTAAGTACAGGAAACAGCCAcaatattttgaatttaaagGTGGACAGAATTCTTCCTAGTACTGTGCCTGTAGAACAGCGACAAAGTTGCGTTACCTTCCATGCTACAGTGGTATCTGCAACCCTGTCGTTGCTGCCCCATGAGACAAAGGGGTGGTTTATAAAGTGCTTGTtccacacctttttttttttatttttgatgtgAGCCTGAACaaacctttccttccttccaaagGGACCTTTCCCTCTTCACCTGGGCTTTGGCAATTCTGGTTCAGCTTCCCACTCTGTGGTAGAATGCATCTGTCCTGTTATTTCAGGTCCTTTGTCTTCCTGCAGGAAAGGGCTAGGGCCCCTCCATAATTCTCCACTCAAAATGTCATGATACATCGcgcgtgtgtgtatgtatatatgcatgaaatgttgtttgtgttttttaaatgttaaaatttattttttaataaaatttaaatgttactttaaaaaaaaaaaccttgttttTATATTAGGGACTACATTTAGCCAACACAAAAACAGAGGCATTAAGtatcatcaagaaaaaaatgttgtgatTGAATGTTATGTATAATTGTGGTTTTATTAACGAAATAAAGCTTTTCAACTCATCTCAAATTTTCTAATCCATTTTTCAATGTTAATTACAGTTTTCctaaaaacaacccacaaaacaaaacaaaaccaaagaaaccccaaaacccaaaccaacaccCCCACATCCTCCCCCATGCTGTTGGAGTCCACAGGcctaatttattattttttaaaaagtattctggacaaattatttaattatggCATTGACATATTTCTGAATCTAACGATGCAGCTAATGATGTTTCTGCTTAGCTTGTTACGGAGTTCAATACAGTGAattcaagaaaagcagcattgttTAAAATCTTCACAATGGCATTTACTGT encodes the following:
- the GET1 gene encoding guided entry of tail-anchored proteins factor 1; this translates as MAETGAWLLVLSSVFLCNALKILLPSCSSVISRLLQKDAEQESQMRAEIQNMKQELSTISMMDEFARYARLERKINKMTDKLKTHVKARTAQLAKIKWVINIVFYILQATLMISLIWRYYSEPVTVLPSKWLAPLERLVAFPTGVAGGVGITCWLVVCNKVVAIMLHPFS